In Kordiimonas sp. SCSIO 12610, the sequence GCGGTAAATGCATTAGTCAATGTATGACCATCACGGGTTGGGTTTTGTTTCCAATTTTCTGGATGGCGAATGGAACTTGCCATACATTGCTTAAAATATCCGCGGTCATAACCGTCTCAGGCGATCCTGCTTGGACGCATTCACCAGCATTCATAATGTGAATTTTATCTGCAAACATTGCTGCCATAGCCATATCATGCAAAACACACATAACCCCATAGCCACGATCAGCATATGATCGAAGTAAAGTCAGGATGTTAACTTGATGCTTGGGATCAAGCGCACTGATCGGCTCATCGAGTAAAAGAAATTTCGGGCTCGAAAGGCAATGATCATCGCTCCATACCTGCGCAAGAACCCGTGCCAGGTTAACGCGTTGTCGCTCCCCACCTGATAAGGTCGAAATATCCTGATTGGCTAACCTTCGTGTATCCGTTTCCCCCATAACGGATTGAGCGATGCGAAGTGCGGTTTTGTTTTCTGGGGCTTCTTCGTGCGGAATACGGCCCATCAAAACAATATCGAGCGCTGTAAACGCAAAGTTGGAATGACTAAGCTGTGGAAGCACCGCGCGTTTTCTTGCCAAGCGTAATGGGTTGGTATCTTTTAACTGTGTTTGATCAAAATAAACCTTGCCCGCGGTGGGGGGTAAGTCACCTGCTAATAATGCCAGTGCCGTCGATTTACCTGCGCCGTTAGGACCAATAATTACCGAAAGCTCACCCGGCTGAACCGATAGGCACAGGTTTTTCACCAATTGTTGGCTATTAACGGTGAAATCAACATTTTCCAGTCGCATAGTCATAGTTAAGCCTGTGATTTCTTTTTGATCAGTTGCCATAGAAAAAATGGGCCTCCGACCGCGCTGGTAACAAGACCTACAGGAAGTTCGCTAGGGGCTATGATGTTTCTGGCGATCAGGTCAGCGAGAAGCAATACTATTGCGCCCATCAGAGCGGACCCCGTAATGACAGTTCGGTTGTCGGGCCCCGAGATTTGGCGCACAAGATGTGGGACGATCAACCCAATAAAACTAATAATTCCTGCAATTGATACAGCGGCTCCAACAATGAGAGCGGACAGTAAAACGGCTTTTCTAGTCATCAACTCGACGTTGATACCCAGATGCCGTGCTTCATTTGCGCCAAGCAGGTAAGCATTAAGAGGAACGGCGAGGGCAACAAGCCCAATCGCACCTAACCCAACAAGCAATCCTACGGGTAGTAGGCTTTCCCATCCGATGCTGCCTAAACCACCCATCATCCAGAAGGTCAAAAGCCTGAGCTGGGTATCATCACTTAGAAACTGAAGTACGCCTATGCCTGCGACTGCTATTGCATTTAAGGCAACGCCTATTAGGAGCATAGTGGCTGCTTTATCACCTCTGATGCGCCCGCTGATTAAATATACAATGATGGTTGCCACAAGACCGCCGATAAAGGCGGCAACAGGTAGAAGATAAGCGGTTTTATTCTCCCCGAACACTAGAAGCTGGCCTGAAAACAATACGATGACGGATATAGCGGCAAGGGCTGCACCCGATGAAACCCCGATCAAGCCAGGTTCAGCGAGTGGATTTCTAAATAGTGATTGTAGGGTAGCACCACTTATTCCGAGTGCACCCCCGACAAAGATTGCAGCAAAGATACGCGGTAACCGAATGGAGACGAGTATGCTGCGCTCATGGTCTGCATAAAAGTCCGCAAGGATATTGCCGGGTAAAACTGTATCTACGAGGATCGCGATCACCGACGATGCCGGGATATGAAAGGCGCCTAACAACATACTGGAAAAGGCAACCATGATTAAAACCGCAGCGAGGATGAAAATAAGGGGGCGATGTTTTCTAAGGTCAGCCATAGTCATTGACCTGAGCTGTAATCGCCCCCTCTCCCCGATCTGAAGGTTGCAGTCTTTGTATGTAGCCGCTTCGTTTGACATAAATGACCCTACTAGTTAGTGGCTATATCTCGCTTAAATTCAGGGTGAATTTTTTGTGCAAGAGCCATTATCGCTTCAGACGTTCTGGGGCCAAAGCCAAGCAAAAGAAGGCCGTCCATGGCAATCAAGTTTTTATGCTTGCCCGCGGGTGTCATAGCAATTTGCGGAATGGATAGAATTTTATCCGGACCACCACTTTGCCTGACAACATGATCCATCATCAAAATATAGTCTGGTTTTGCCGCAATCGCCGCTTCCGGGGTTAGGGGTTTATAGCGATCAATAGCTGAGCCCGCGTTCACGCCTCCCGCCAGGGTTATGATCGCATCCGCCTCTGTGCCTGACCCAGCGACAACGGGTGTTCCGTTGGTCGCGCTTAGAATAAACAAGACCCTTGGTTTGCTCTCAAACATCTCTACTTTTTCACTCACGGATGTGAATTTAGTTTTGATAGAGGCTTCCAGTTGGTGGCCAGAGACACCGAGTGCTGAAGATACCTCTTTCACGCGCGCCAGGATAGAATCGATCGTGCCTCCGTCGGATGTGCGTACAAGGCAAACACCTGCGGCTTCAACTTGGTCTAATATTTTGTCAGGGCCAGCATCTGCATCTGCAATGATTAAGTCCGGTGCTAGTGAAAGAAGCCCTTCGGCCGCAACTGCTCTATAATAACCAAGCTTCGGTAGTTTTGCCGTGGCCGCAGGATAAGATGATGTTGTGTCAACGCCGACCAGTCGACCCTCTTCACCAAGGGCGTATACGATTTCTGTTATCGCACCGCCAAGCGTGATAACCCGCTTGGCGTCTGTTTGACACTGCTCGGCAGATACCGATTGTGCGGCAGTTAATGCAACTATGAAAAAGGCTAAGGCGTTTCTCATGCCACGGCCTCTGTCTTTACCAGACTTTCTGCCAGGTTGCTCCATTCGGGTAATTCTTTAACACCGGGTTTTCTCTCCCCAAACATCAACAAAATTTCCTGACCGTCTTTGTCAAATAATTCGAGGGAAGT encodes:
- a CDS encoding heme ABC transporter ATP-binding protein; translated protein: MATDQKEITGLTMTMRLENVDFTVNSQQLVKNLCLSVQPGELSVIIGPNGAGKSTALALLAGDLPPTAGKVYFDQTQLKDTNPLRLARKRAVLPQLSHSNFAFTALDIVLMGRIPHEEAPENKTALRIAQSVMGETDTRRLANQDISTLSGGERQRVNLARVLAQVWSDDHCLSSPKFLLLDEPISALDPKHQVNILTLLRSYADRGYGVMCVLHDMAMAAMFADKIHIMNAGECVQAGSPETVMTADILSNVWQVPFAIQKIGNKTQPVMVIH
- a CDS encoding iron ABC transporter permease, with protein sequence MSNEAATYKDCNLQIGERGRLQLRSMTMADLRKHRPLIFILAAVLIMVAFSSMLLGAFHIPASSVIAILVDTVLPGNILADFYADHERSILVSIRLPRIFAAIFVGGALGISGATLQSLFRNPLAEPGLIGVSSGAALAAISVIVLFSGQLLVFGENKTAYLLPVAAFIGGLVATIIVYLISGRIRGDKAATMLLIGVALNAIAVAGIGVLQFLSDDTQLRLLTFWMMGGLGSIGWESLLPVGLLVGLGAIGLVALAVPLNAYLLGANEARHLGINVELMTRKAVLLSALIVGAAVSIAGIISFIGLIVPHLVRQISGPDNRTVITGSALMGAIVLLLADLIARNIIAPSELPVGLVTSAVGGPFFLWQLIKKKSQA
- a CDS encoding hemin ABC transporter substrate-binding protein, whose protein sequence is MRNALAFFIVALTAAQSVSAEQCQTDAKRVITLGGAITEIVYALGEEGRLVGVDTTSSYPAATAKLPKLGYYRAVAAEGLLSLAPDLIIADADAGPDKILDQVEAAGVCLVRTSDGGTIDSILARVKEVSSALGVSGHQLEASIKTKFTSVSEKVEMFESKPRVLFILSATNGTPVVAGSGTEADAIITLAGGVNAGSAIDRYKPLTPEAAIAAKPDYILMMDHVVRQSGGPDKILSIPQIAMTPAGKHKNLIAMDGLLLLGFGPRTSEAIMALAQKIHPEFKRDIATN